The sequence TTGTTGCTGTTGCACTGGTTGAGATCAAGAACCTAAGGAAGTTAAGTTGGGCTAGAGAAAATTTCACAGATGACACAAAATTGCGACTGATTGAGTTCAGTCCAAAGCAGGCAGGTTGACTTACACTTGCGACCTGACTGGCTTCCAGCTTCTTCTGATAAAGCTGTCTGGGAACTATCTTGCAAACCTGAATCCAAATGGATGTTCAGAAATAGGAGCAGAATATATGAAGTGTAAAGAGTATAGAAATCCAACCTCTATAGGAAGATATTTCATCTTCTGCTCACTGCAAACTTGAAGCCATGGGAGAAACTTGTACTTCAGTTCCAGATTGTATTTTTCTCTAGAATCATCTATGAACTTTATTTTTCTCTAGAATCATCTATGAACTTTTTCATGGGTCCAGGAGGTGATTCGAAACTGAAATATTAAGGGTCCAAGAAACATCTGATTAACAAAGTGCCAACAATAGAATTGATGCCATCATATCTGAACAAGAGAGACTAGGATATTTTGTTCAATATAAAGGTAAAGGAGAACAATCCAACCTCGAATCATTAGTACAATTCGAGGACGACAACAACCCAACAACTCTGTAGTTTTGGATTACTACTTCGTTTGTACCTTCAATTCTCATGCCACTGAGGGCCTTCAAAAGCTGCACATTCAGATAACAGCATATACATCTTAACTCTCAAGCTCAACTTTGGATAGTGTACTCAGGCAGGAGAAAATGTGTACCTTAGCATATTCAGCTTTAGTGAACTTTCCATTCAAGATATCAATCTTAAAAATCTTCTGAACGAAGTCAATCAGTAGCAAGGGTTCAATGGGTACTGTTGAAGATACATCTGCAGTGGAAAATGTAAAGTTTAACATCTAGCAAAGAAACAAGATCTGAACTGCACGTGAAGGGTAGCTGggaatttttttctttgaagcAATCACTAAATTACAGCTCCCACTTTAAATCCTATTTGCGTTCCTACCGTACTGAAGATAATTGAAACAAAATTCAAACTCAGAAGCGAAGTCATATCTGACCTACGACGAAGATGTCGTCCACGATGTCAAGGACCTGCAGCACCTCCTCCCGGATGTCCGTGGGGTAGCCCGCCAAGAGCATCCTCGGCTGCAGAAGGCTGATCGCAGCGGCGTGCTTGATCAACACATTGTACTGCCGACCCTTACTgcacaattcatcaaatattggCATCTCATCACTTCAGCGATCCAGAGAAGCGAAATAGTTTACGCTTTACGCACCTTTTGTCGTCTTCAGAATAGACAATGGCCTCGAACTTCCTGGTGTCGAATGGCAGCGTGCCGGCGGTGAACAGAGAGTCGCCGCCGTCGTACACGGGGATGTGGCCGCCGCTCTGCAACGAAACGATCAATGAACCACCACAGGCACCGCAACACCCGGAAACGGTGCGCGTTGAACTCCGAGGACGGGGAGTGGAAGAGCGGGAAGAGGCCTCACCTCGTAGTGGTGGAGGCCGCCGACGGTGAGATGGGCGACGAAGCAGTTGGCCCCGATGGCGCACGGCCTCCCCGCGGCGCCGTACGCGAGGCGGGACGGGTCAAGGGTCTCCATGGGGCGGATGTGGACGCGTAGCAAGCTGAACTCCTTCcgcagcagcgcggcggcggcggccgtgatgGCTGGCTCGGCTTGGTGCGGATCGGTGCGCTGGCTCTGTCCGGCGCGCCTGCGGTCACCGTTGCGGAAGTAgcccgctccgcctccgccgccgttgtAGTTGCATTCCCCGATGATGTAGTCCTCGGAGCATCCTCCTCCTTCAGCAACAAGTCCACTGGCGCGCTCGGACACCAGGCCCTTCGGCTTCCGCTCCGGCGAGATGGTCACCTGCAACGAAACAATCAAACGAACCACCACAGGCACCGCAACACCCGAAAACGGTGCGCGGTGAACTCCGAGGACGGGGAGTGGAAGAGCGGGAAGAGGCCTTACCTCGTAGTGGTGGAGGCCGCCGTCGGTGACGTGGGCGAGGAAGCGGTTGGCCCTGATGGAGCACGGCCTCCCCGCGGCGCCGTACCCGAGGCGGGACGGGTTGTCAATGGCCTCGATGAGGTGGAGTTGGACGCGTAGCGCCCCGAACTCCTTCCGCAGCGCGACGGGCGGATCGGCTTGGTGCAGGTAGGTGCTCTGGCTCTGTCCGGTGggtgcgccgcctccgccgccgttgtGGTTGCCGTCCGCGTAGCCGCACTCCTcatagccgccgcctccttcggCACCGAGTCCATTAGGGCGGCACATCCTGCGCAATTCATCGAACATTTGTGTTGTGATAGAAATGGGAGGGAAGCAGGGTTTACGCTTTGCGAACCTTTGTTGTCGAACGGCGGCGCGCCCGTGGCGAAGAACAGAGAGTCGCCGCCTTCCTCCCCGCCCCGTTAAGAGATGGAACGTGGGGGGCACGGGGGAGGGGCTGCTCTGCCGGTCTGCTCactgccccttttctttttggcTGGGCTGGGGGCTGGATAGAGAGCACGGCAGCAGGCAGGATGTGGCTGACATATACCTTTGCTCGCAAGTCCGCCTAGCCCTGGCGTCTGCCGCTGCTGTGCCCAACAGTGCgccccttttctttttgggTGGAAAAAGACTACGAACTTTCCAAGCCTACGAAACGCTCAGAGCCGCACCTATTCCAAGGTTTTCTTTTGGGACGATGAGATCCTGTCCTCCAACGCAAATACGCAAagggtgcccccccccccccccccccctcccaccCAAAAAAAACACGCGCAAAGGGCGCCGGCCGGTGGCCAATTGGCCAAAACACACAAGACACAACTGATTCCCCTCCTCTCTCCGAGATGCCTGATGCCTGGCTCACTCGTGACACCCCCGTACTGCTCCTGCAACAACTGCAAAGCCGGACACAGACTTTGTCCCCGGACCGGACGGCACGCACGCCAaagcccggcgccggcggccgcgggcggtaCGCCCTGCCCACGCACCCGCCGCCCCCGGCTCGCAAGCGCGTTTGCTGTTCTCGCGAGCGCCCGCACGGGGCGTGGATTGGATGCGCGCGCGGCGTACGTGCACCGCCGCCAGGGGTCGAGCGTTTGAGAGCACCGCCGCACCGGTAACGCG comes from Panicum virgatum strain AP13 chromosome 4K, P.virgatum_v5, whole genome shotgun sequence and encodes:
- the LOC120702087 gene encoding protein argonaute 18-like gives rise to the protein MCRPNGLGAEGGGGYEECGYADGNHNGGGGGAPTGQSQSTYLHQADPPVALRKEFGALRVQLHLIEAIDNPSRLGYGAAGRPCSIRANRFLAHVTDGGLHHYEVRPLPALPLPVLGVHRAPFSGVAVPVVVRLIVSLQVTISPERKPKGLVSERASGLVAEGGGCSEDYIIGECNYNGGGGGAGYFRNGDRRRAGQSQRTDPHQAEPAITAAAAALLRKEFSLLRVHIRPMETLDPSRLAYGAAGRPCAIGANCFVAHLTVGGLHHYESGGHIPVYDGGDSLFTAGTLPFDTRKFEAIVYSEDDKSKGRQYNVLIKHAAAISLLQPRMLLAGYPTDIREEVLQVLDIVDDIFVVDVSSTVPIEPLLLIDFVQKIFKIDILNGKFTKAEYAKLLKALSGMRIEVSNHLLDP